A region of the Candidatus Binataceae bacterium genome:
CCTTGAGACCCAGCGCCTCGCCCACGCTGGGATCTTCAAGGATAAAGTCGTTGACCTTGTTGAACCCTAGCTCCTGATAGAAGCGGACCGAGCGTTCCATGTCGCTGACACAAATGTTGACGTGAAAGAGTTTTTGCAACATCGCGGTCTCTCCTGCCCGGCGCGGCGGAATCCGCCGCGCCGGGCGTTACTTTGCGATCAATTCAATCGCGCAATTCAATCGCGCACTCAGATGCCGTACAGCTCCGCGACGTTGTCGTGCAGCAGCCAGTTCTTTTCCTGCTCGTTGAGCCCGGCCGAATGCTTTTTCAGCAGCTCTTGCGAATTCGGCCAGGTCGAGTCGCTGTGCGGAAAATCATTGGCCCACATCAGCCGTTGCGGATTACACATGTCCTTCATCTTGAAGGCGACCCAATCGTCCTGGAAGGTCGTGTAGATATTCTCGCGGAAATACTCGCTGGGCATCTTCGACAGCTTGTCGGCGGTCAGCCAGAAGCGATGGCGATCGTAAGCGTGGTCGAGGCGGTACATGAAATGCGGCACCCAGCCCGCATCCGCTTCGACGCATGAGATGCGCAATCGCGGATGGCGCTCGAAGACGCCGCCCAGGATGAACATCCCGATGATGTCCTGGTTGCCGCGGATGATCGACATGAAGGAGTTCATCTTGGGCCCGCGATTGGGATTTCCGATGCCCTCCTTCGAGGTCAGAATATGGAAGCTAAGCGGCATCTTGAGGCTGACCGAGGCTTCCCAGAACTCATCGTAAATCTTGCTGTCGTAGTCCTCGATGATCGGAATTCCCGACATCATCATCCCGCGCAGACCCATCGCCTTGGCGCGCTCGAGGTCTTTGATCCCTTCGTCGGGCGTGCGCATCGCGGTCTGCCCGAGCCCGATCAGCCGATCCGGATGGGCGCCGCAATACTCGGCGATCCAGAGGTTGTAGGCGTCGAAGCAGGCCTTCTTGTAATCGGCGTCGGGATGATTGCAGAGAATCATGCCGACGCTGGGATAGATGACCTCGGCGGCGACGCCGTCGCGATCCTGATCGGCCATCCGCACCTCAGGATCCCATGCGCCGCGCGGCAGATCCTCGAACTTAGCGAAGACGGCCGCAGTCGCCAGCTCCTCGGCGGATTTTCCGGCCGCGGCCACCAGGCCCATCGGGATGGTCTGTTTCATCCCCTCAACGACGTAGGTGTCGCCGCCCTTCTCCATCCAGACCACCTTGGGCGCGGTGTCGAGGTACTTCTTGTCGATCCGCGCGGTGTAGGTGTCGGGCGGCTCCATGATGTGTGAATCGGAGGAAATGATCGGTTTCGAGATCAGTGTATTGGCCATAAGCTTCGTCTCTCCTTTGTATCGATAGCTTTGACAGTTGCGGACACTTACTTGTAGTGCAGTCGGGCGATTGCGTAAAGCCGCGCAAGCGTGGGGAAATGGTGCGCGTGCAGAACTACTCGACGGTGACCGGGATCCGAACGTCGAATTCTGAACCAACCGCGACTCCGTTTTTGTGCGCCGGCATGAAACGCCACTGGTCCAGCGTCTCGAGCAGGATTTGGTTGAGCCGCGGATTCTCGGTCGGCTTGGTCAGGGTGACGGAGGCTTGGCCGTCGTCGGCGACTTTGAAATGCGCGATCGCGACGGTGTCTATCACCGCGTCGCGTAAATCATCCGGGATAACCGGGGTCGGCTCGAAGATCGCGTGCGCCCCGTTGTTGTCAGCGCCGACGCCCGATGCAGCGTTGCTCGGCGGGGCTCCGGCACTTGGCCCTGTCGTGCTGCTGGCTGGGGCCCGGGGCTCAGTCTTGCTCTTCGCCGTGCCATTCTCCGATGGGGCGATTTCGGGCATGACCTTGGGTCTGGTCAGGTGGGCTGTCCGGGGCCGAACGATTGCGGGGTGGTGTACCACGGCGGGCACCGGATGAGGTTGCGTCGGCGCAATCGGGGCCAGCTTGGCGGGCGGTGGTAACTCAACGATCCGCACCTCCGCGGGCGCAAGTTCGGGCGGGGGCGGCGCCGTCCCTTCCAGTAGCAGGCCGAAGGCCGCGAGCAACCCCGCCCACAAAATAACAGCGAGCGGAATAATCCACGCGATCCGCCGCCAGGGCTGGTCGAGTTCGCCGGCGGAGATCATCCGCTCGCGCGCGTTTTCGACGGTCACGCTCAATCGCGTTTGACCGCGATCAGAAAATGCTCGACGCCGGCGCGCCGCGCCTGCAACATCGCTTCGACGACGACGCCCTCAGGCGCAGCGCCGTCGGCGTTAACGACGACCCCAGCGTCGCGACCCATCATCATTGCCTTGAGCGTGAAGGCCAGCGTCGCCATCGTGATCGGAGTCTTGTCGAGAAAGATGCGGCTGTCCTTCGTAACCGTGAGGGTGACCGGCTCCTGATGGCTCAGGTTGGGGGCGTCGCCCTGTGGCAGGTTGACCGTGATCGAGTTGAGACTCTGCATCGAGAGCGACGCCAGCATGAAGGTGACCAGCAGGAAGAACATCACATCGATCATCGGGATGATCTCAATCCGCCCGCGACGCGACTCGCGCGACCTCACCAGCTTCATCGCACTGCGCCGCGGCCGGCGACCACCGCGATCTCGCGATGGCTGGCAGCGGTCTCCTGCGCCTCGGTCTCCTGATCGAGCCGAATATGATCGATCAGGCGCGAGCCCAGGCGCTCGAGCTGATCGAGCGCGCGCGACTGGAGGCGCGAGAAAAAATTGAAGGCAAACAGTGCCAACAGCGCGATCAGCAAGCCGAGCGCGGTCGCGATTAGCGCCTGCGCCACGCCGGCAGTGACCTGTGTCGGCGCAACCAGGCTCGACGCGCCGATCACCCGAAATGACTGCATCATGCCGGTGATCGTGCCGAGCAGACCCATCAGCGGCGCCGCCGTCACGACGGTCTCGAGCACCCAGAGGCCGCGGCCGAGCGCCTTCTCGATGCCGCCCGCCTCGTCGCTCGCGCGGGACTCGACCCACCAGGCCGGGCGCTCGCGGTTCGCCGCGATCACCCCGAAGAAGCGTCGATAGGCGTTGCCGACATTCATGGCATTGAGCTGCGTTTCGAGTTCAGACCATGAGAAGCCGTAGGTCTCGACCAGTTCCGCAAGGCCGCGCGGCAGCCGCAGCATCCGCTGATAGCTCACGGCCCGATCAGAGGATGATCGCGATCGCCACTGCGCCCAGGAAGAGCAGCGGATAGACCATCGCGCCGCCGAATTTCAGCGCCTCCCAGGCGCCCGCCAGTTCACTCATCGCGCTTCACCCGTTGACGTCGAAAACTTTGGAATTTTCATTGAATCGAACCCTGGCGGTTGAAAAACGGGATGTACCATTTGAGCCCGCCATAGAAACTGCGGCGCGGACCAAACTGCGGCGCAAACACACCGATCCCGGAACCGCTCCGAATCGGATAAATCCAGTCGCCCAGGTTTATCACTGCCGCTCGCGCTTCGACTTTCCCGACTGAGGTGAGCGTCAACGGTTTTACGATGCCGGCGTCGAACTGGACATAGAATGGCAGGTTGCCGGTGTTGGCGAAGCCCGAGCGCAGCCCGCTGCCGTAGATGTCGTTCAACGTGAACAGAAAGCCGCGCAGCGTATAAGTGATTCCCGCCGACTGGCTGAAGGTCTGATCGTGGTCGAGAAAGACATAGTGGGTCTTGATGAACGCCAGCTCTGGCGCGCTAAAGAGAAACTGATCGGATACTATATCGATCCCCTGCGCGACTGAGTAGGCAAAGTTACTATAGAATGTCAGGTCCTTGAGCGGGTTCATCGAGGTGGTAAACTCGACGCCGTATTGCCGACCCTTCGCATAGTTAAATGGGGTAAACACCAGCGTGGGGCCAAACTGTCCTTCATCGAGCAGGTCAGTGGACTTCTTGTAGTAGCTGTCCAGATCAACCTTGACGTTGTGAGGCAGATTCTGCGTGATTCCCGCGTCGAAGTAGTGCGCCCGCTCCGGTGCGATATGCGTATCGGTCTTGACCATCGGCTCATTGGTCGTATCGGCGAATTTGACGAGATCCTCACCCGACACTGCGTCCAGCGGCGCCGGCGTGAAGTAGCGCGCATACCCGGCATGCAGCGCGGTTCCCTCAAACAGTTGATAGATCGCGGCGACCCGCGGGCTGAACTGATCCGAACGCGTCAGGCCGTCGTAGAGATCGAAGCGGACGCCGTAATCGAGCGTCAGTTTCTTGATTGGGCGCCACTCGTCCTGCAAATAGACGCCGTAATTCCAAGCCACCAGAGCGGTATCATCCACCACCGCCGTCGGATGGGTGCTGCTCTGGAACACTACCCCAGTGACGGGGTTGATACCCCCGGGAAGACCAGCGCGTGATTATCAATTTCGGCGCGCTCGCCGCTGAAGTAGTAGCCGGCGCGGATCGTATGCTGCTCCGGCGCCCGAGAAGTGACGTCGCCTTGCAGCCCGCTAGCCCAATCGCCGCGGAAATCGCGCGACGCGATACCGTTGTAGATCAGATCGCCTTCGTGATCGGGATGAAAGGACAACGTCGAGTATCTCGTGAAGGCCGCCACCTGATAGTCGATCGCTGAGCCGAGCAGGCCCTGCAGCGCCAGGACACTGTAGTAATTCTGCTCGAGTTGGGTCTCGCGGATATTTGCCGAGGGAAAATTCGGCACGCCGGCCAAAGTGAACACCTGCGGCTGATCGGAATTGGCCGGGATCTGATAGTTCGAGACGTTAAACCCGCCGAACCAGCTCAACCGCGTCGTCGGGCTCAGGATATAAGAGAGATAGCCGAAACCATTGCCGATCGTGGCGAAGTCATGGATCGCCTGCGGACCCGGCGTCGGCGGTTCGAGCCCGCGGCTGTTCTGATTGTAGAAACCGGTCGCATAGTAGCTCAGCTTGCCTTGCGACCCGCCGACCTCGAAGCTCGGCAAGAGGGTGTAGCGCTGGCCGCCATACATTTCGATATCGCCGCCGTTCAGACTGTCCCCGCTTTTCGTTTGAATCTGGACAACTCCCGCCGTGTGATAACCGTACTGCGCAGGCAGCGCGCCTTCGAGCAGTGAGATGCTCTGCGCGAAGCGCGGACTGAAGGTCTGGGAGAATCCGCTGACCACCCCTTCGGGCAATTCGACCCCATTAATCCGATATTGAATTTCGCCGTGTTCACCGCGGATGTGAATCTGTCCGAAGGAATCCTGCGCCACGCCCGGCGCCTGCAACAGTAGACTGTTGGTCGAGGTGTTGCCGCCTTGCGGCAAAGCCTGAATAGCCTGCTGGCTGAAGCGATAGACGCTGCCGCCGGTCTCAGGATTCAATCCATTACGCGCGACCTCGAGCCTTTCGCCGCAACTTTCAGGCTCAAGGCCGCTTCGGCCTCGAGCGCGATCTCGAGCGGCTTCGCACCCCGCGCGCGCCTCGACGCTGGCCGCACCGGTGCGGAAGCCTGACTTGTTCGCGACCACGGCATAGCTCCCCGCCGCTACGTTGGCGAATCGGAAATGTCCGCTTTGATCGCTTTTGGCGCGCTGAACGATCTTGCCGTCGCCTGTCTGCAAAATCACTTCGGCGTCGGCGAGCGGCCGGCCAAGCGCGTCCTTTATGGCGCCGCTGATGATACTACTCGCGGTTGCCTCTGCCGGATGGCTGGTGGCATCGAAGATTCAGTGCGACCATCAAGGCGAGCGCCACTCCGCATTTCAGTTTCCGCATAAGCTCTCCAACCGCCGCGGGACGCAATACTCGCCCAGCGCCAGGCACGGGCAAAACTTCAATGATTCAGAAAGAGGGAAGCTACGCGGGGACGGGAGGAGCTCGGGAGGCGGGGCGTGCGATGAAGGTGGCGACCAGCTCGCCGTTAGACTCCGCGGCGATTCGATACTTCGAGATCGAAGCGTCCGCCAGCGCCGACGCGGCATTCGGGTTTGGTGGCGAGTGGAGATGAAAGGCGCAGACCGCGCAGAGGACGTCGGTCTCGGTGACGCGAGTGTTTTGCGTCAGCCCACGGCGCGGATCGTGCTGATGATAATGCGCGGCCGCAAAGGACTGCACGAGCAGAAGCAATGCCGCGCCGGCAAAAACGATGACGCGCCGGCGTCTTGAGGCGTCGTGCCCGAACCCTCTAA
Encoded here:
- a CDS encoding amidohydrolase family protein, encoding MANTLISKPIISSDSHIMEPPDTYTARIDKKYLDTAPKVVWMEKGGDTYVVEGMKQTIPMGLVAAAGKSAEELATAAVFAKFEDLPRGAWDPEVRMADQDRDGVAAEVIYPSVGMILCNHPDADYKKACFDAYNLWIAEYCGAHPDRLIGLGQTAMRTPDEGIKDLERAKAMGLRGMMMSGIPIIEDYDSKIYDEFWEASVSLKMPLSFHILTSKEGIGNPNRGPKMNSFMSIIRGNQDIIGMFILGGVFERHPRLRISCVEADAGWVPHFMYRLDHAYDRHRFWLTADKLSKMPSEYFRENIYTTFQDDWVAFKMKDMCNPQRLMWANDFPHSDSTWPNSQELLKKHSAGLNEQEKNWLLHDNVAELYGI
- a CDS encoding biopolymer transporter ExbD; the protein is MKLVRSRESRRGRIEIIPMIDVMFFLLVTFMLASLSMQSLNSITVNLPQGDAPNLSHQEPVTLTVTKDSRIFLDKTPITMATLAFTLKAMMMGRDAGVVVNADGAAPEGVVVEAMLQARRAGVEHFLIAVKRD
- a CDS encoding MotA/TolQ/ExbB proton channel family protein: MSYQRMLRLPRGLAELVETYGFSWSELETQLNAMNVGNAYRRFFGVIAANRERPAWWVESRASDEAGGIEKALGRGLWVLETVVTAAPLMGLLGTITGMMQSFRVIGASSLVAPTQVTAGVAQALIATALGLLIALLALFAFNFFSRLQSRALDQLERLGSRLIDHIRLDQETEAQETAASHREIAVVAGRGAVR
- a CDS encoding TonB-dependent receptor, whose product is MFQSSTHPTAVVDDTALVAWNYGVYLQDEWRPIKKLTLDYGVRFDLYDGLTRSDQFSPRVAAIYQLFEGTALHAGYARYFTPAPLDAVSGEDLVKFADTTNEPMVKTDTHIAPERAHYFDAGITQNLPHNVKVDLDSYYKKSTDLLDEGQFGPTLVFTPFNYAKGRQYGVEFTTSMNPLKDLTFYSNFAYSVAQGIDIVSDQFLFSAPELAFIKTHYVFLDHDQTFSQSAGITYTLRGFLFTLNDIYGSGLRSGFANTGNLPFYVQFDAGIVKPLTLTSVGKVEARAAVINLGDWIYPIRSGSGIGVFAPQFGPRRSFYGGLKWYIPFFNRQGSIQ
- a CDS encoding TonB-dependent receptor; translated protein: MFDATSHPAEATASSIISGAIKDALGRPLADAEVILQTGDGKIVQRAKSDQSGHFRFANVAAGSYAVVANKSGFRTGAASVEARAGCEAARDRARGRSGLEPESCGERLEVARNGLNPETGGSVYRFSQQAIQALPQGGNTSTNSLLLQAPGVAQDSFGQIHIRGEHGEIQYRINGVELPEGVVSGFSQTFSPRFAQSISLLEGALPAQYGYHTAGVVQIQTKSGDSLNGGDIEMYGGQRYTLLPSFEVGGSQGKLSYYATGFYNQNSRGLEPPTPGPQAIHDFATIGNGFGYLSYILSPTTRLSWFGGFNVSNYQIPANSDQPQVFTLAGVPNFPSANIRETQLEQNYYSVLALQGLLGSAIDYQVAAFTRYSTLSFHPDHEGDLIYNGIASRDFRGDWASGLQGDVTSRAPEQHTIRAGYYFSGERAEIDNHALVFPGVSTPSLG